In one Mycobacterium sp. NBC_00419 genomic region, the following are encoded:
- a CDS encoding permease, whose translation MRDGVAGNERLATAGTVFSGVFLQAVPFLVLGVVISGLIAAYVSTERLARWLPSKTPAAVLAAGVAGAALPGCECGSVPVARRLYGEGSVGAAALTFMLSAPAINPVVLVATAVAFPGQPKMVLARCVASLATAVVMGSLWSRWGRPGWITRRQSRSEDDDASRWTVFSEAARHDFLQAGGYLVIGAAAAATLRVMVPPWVFEHVAGHLLLGVVTMALLAFVLALCSEADAFVAASLTMVPLVPRLVFLVVGPAVDVKLVAMQVGLFGRAFALRFAPATLVVATVLATAVGLVLL comes from the coding sequence ATGCGCGACGGAGTCGCGGGCAACGAACGTCTGGCGACCGCGGGCACCGTGTTCAGCGGGGTGTTCCTGCAGGCGGTGCCGTTCCTGGTCCTCGGAGTAGTGATCAGCGGACTGATCGCCGCATACGTCTCCACCGAACGGCTGGCCCGCTGGTTGCCCAGCAAGACCCCGGCGGCGGTGCTGGCCGCCGGGGTAGCCGGAGCGGCGCTGCCGGGCTGTGAATGCGGCTCGGTGCCGGTGGCGCGGCGGCTCTACGGCGAGGGTTCGGTGGGGGCGGCCGCGCTGACGTTCATGCTCAGCGCGCCGGCGATCAACCCGGTGGTCCTGGTGGCGACCGCGGTGGCGTTCCCCGGTCAGCCGAAGATGGTGCTGGCGCGCTGCGTGGCCTCGCTGGCCACCGCGGTGGTGATGGGCTCGCTGTGGTCGCGGTGGGGCCGTCCCGGCTGGATCACTCGTCGGCAATCGCGTTCCGAGGACGACGATGCGTCGCGCTGGACGGTGTTCAGCGAGGCCGCCCGCCATGACTTCCTGCAGGCCGGCGGCTATCTGGTCATCGGTGCCGCCGCGGCCGCGACATTGCGGGTGATGGTTCCGCCGTGGGTGTTCGAGCATGTGGCCGGCCACCTGCTGCTCGGGGTGGTGACCATGGCGCTGCTGGCCTTCGTGCTGGCACTGTGCTCCGAAGCCGACGCGTTCGTGGCGGCCAGCCTGACGATGGTGCCGCTGGTTCCGCGCCTGGTGTTCCTGGTGGTCGGCCCCGCTGTCGACGTGAAACTTGTTGCGATGCAGGTGGGTCTGTTCGGCCGGGCGTTCGCGCTGCGCTTCGCCCCGGCGACGCTGGTGGTCGCCACCGTGCTGGCGACCGCGGTGGGCCTGGTGCTGCTGTGA
- a CDS encoding thiazole synthase: MKQLTIAGRTFGSRLILGTGGAPNLTVLEEALIASGTELTTVAMRRVDAEGGTGVLDLLGRLEITPLPNTAGCRGAAEAVLTAQLAREALGTDWVKLEVIADERTLLPDAVELVRAAEQLVDDGFVVLPYTNDDPVLARRLEDTGCAAVMPLGSPIGTGLGISNPHNIEMIVAAAGVPVILDAGIGTASDAALAMELGCDAVLLASAVTRAADPPAMAAAMASAVTAGLLARHAGRIPKRFWAQASSPSTV; this comes from the coding sequence ATCAAACAACTGACGATCGCGGGCCGGACATTCGGCTCGCGGCTGATCCTGGGCACCGGTGGCGCGCCGAACCTGACGGTTCTGGAGGAGGCGCTGATCGCCTCCGGCACCGAGCTGACCACGGTGGCGATGCGGCGGGTGGACGCCGAAGGCGGAACCGGGGTGCTGGATCTGCTGGGCCGGCTGGAAATCACCCCGCTGCCCAACACCGCGGGCTGCCGTGGCGCGGCCGAGGCGGTACTGACGGCCCAGTTGGCGCGCGAGGCGCTCGGCACCGACTGGGTCAAGCTCGAGGTGATCGCCGACGAACGGACGTTGCTGCCCGACGCGGTCGAATTGGTCCGAGCAGCAGAACAATTGGTCGACGACGGCTTCGTCGTGCTGCCGTACACCAACGACGATCCGGTACTGGCCCGCCGCCTGGAGGACACCGGTTGCGCCGCGGTCATGCCGCTGGGCTCCCCGATCGGTACCGGGCTGGGCATCTCCAACCCGCACAACATCGAGATGATCGTCGCTGCCGCCGGGGTGCCGGTGATCCTCGACGCCGGGATCGGTACCGCCAGCGACGCGGCACTGGCGATGGAACTGGGTTGTGACGCAGTGCTTCTGGCCAGCGCGGTGACCCGGGCGGCTGATCCGCCCGCGATGGCCGCTGCGATGGCCTCGGCCGTCACCGCCGGTCTGCTGGCCCGCCATGCCGGCCGCATACCCAAGCGGTTCTGGGCGCAGGCGTCCAGCCCGAGCACGGTGTGA
- the thiS gene encoding sulfur carrier protein ThiS, protein MKLTVNDSEIEVGEDTTVAALLADLDFPVKGIAVAVNWAVLPRSQWDSVLPDGAHVEVVTAVQGG, encoded by the coding sequence GTGAAGCTCACGGTCAACGACTCCGAGATCGAGGTGGGCGAGGACACCACCGTGGCGGCGCTGCTCGCCGACCTGGACTTCCCGGTCAAAGGCATCGCTGTCGCGGTCAACTGGGCGGTATTGCCGCGCTCGCAATGGGATTCGGTGCTGCCCGACGGGGCGCACGTGGAGGTGGTGACGGCGGTGCAGGGTGGGTGA
- the glnX gene encoding protein kinase G-activating protein GlnX, producing the protein MTVEVAHPSTEPLAWRSPTEPAHPRWWFFKTSPGRILAIGIILATLGLMSAFATSTTINDRQSQLTTVLNHTEPLAFAAGQLYTTLSVADAAAATAFIAGSEPRAVRQRYEQAITDAAVAVTRAASGLTDEPLIQLLGRINARLAVYTGLIETARTNNRMGNPVGSSYLSEASALMQQQILPDAQQLYEQTSARVDAETTASTRIPAPVIVVVAITLVFGAFAHRWLAAHTKRRVNVGLVAGGLAIVIMMIWVGSALAISTAGSRAAKDTAAESLKTVTTLAITAQQARADETLSLIRRGDEDLRKRSYYQRVDTMHQQLTEYLARDDAIDKTDLAGADQLLMKWRQADERINAYISVGNYQAATQVALGTGEDDSTPAFDKLDAALSSGIRESRNQLRNDILSARRVLSGTTVGGAVLSIGAAFAVALGLWPRMSEYRG; encoded by the coding sequence GTGACCGTTGAGGTGGCGCACCCGTCGACCGAGCCATTGGCATGGCGGTCGCCGACCGAGCCCGCCCACCCCCGGTGGTGGTTTTTCAAAACCAGCCCGGGACGCATCCTTGCCATCGGCATCATCCTGGCCACCCTGGGCCTGATGAGCGCCTTCGCGACCTCGACGACGATCAACGATCGCCAGAGTCAGCTGACCACCGTGCTCAACCACACCGAGCCGTTGGCGTTCGCCGCCGGCCAGCTCTACACCACGCTGTCGGTGGCCGACGCCGCCGCGGCCACCGCCTTCATCGCCGGCTCCGAGCCTCGCGCGGTGCGGCAACGCTACGAGCAGGCGATCACCGACGCGGCCGTCGCCGTCACCCGGGCGGCCAGCGGACTCACCGACGAGCCGTTGATCCAACTGCTCGGCCGGATCAACGCCCGGCTGGCGGTCTACACCGGGCTGATCGAGACGGCGCGCACCAACAACCGGATGGGCAACCCGGTCGGTTCGTCGTACCTGTCGGAGGCCTCGGCCCTGATGCAGCAGCAGATCCTGCCCGACGCCCAGCAGCTCTACGAGCAGACCTCGGCGCGGGTCGACGCCGAGACCACCGCCTCCACCCGGATTCCAGCGCCGGTGATCGTCGTCGTCGCCATCACGCTGGTGTTCGGCGCGTTCGCCCACCGCTGGCTGGCGGCGCACACCAAGCGCCGGGTGAACGTCGGCCTGGTCGCAGGCGGCCTGGCGATCGTGATCATGATGATCTGGGTGGGCTCGGCGCTGGCTATCTCCACCGCAGGCAGCCGGGCCGCCAAGGACACCGCGGCCGAATCGCTGAAAACGGTGACTACCCTGGCGATCACCGCGCAGCAGGCGCGCGCCGACGAGACGCTGTCCCTGATTCGCCGCGGTGACGAAGACCTTCGCAAGCGGTCCTACTACCAGCGCGTTGACACGATGCACCAGCAACTCACCGAGTACCTCGCCCGCGATGACGCGATCGACAAAACCGATCTGGCCGGCGCCGATCAGTTGCTGATGAAGTGGCGCCAAGCCGATGAGCGGATCAACGCCTATATCTCCGTTGGCAATTACCAGGCCGCCACCCAGGTGGCGTTGGGAACCGGGGAAGACGATTCGACGCCGGCGTTCGACAAGCTCGACGCCGCGCTCTCCAGCGGTATCCGGGAAAGCCGCAACCAGTTGCGTAACGACATCCTGTCCGCCCGCCGGGTGCTGTCGGGGACGACGGTCGGCGGGGCCGTCCTCTCGATCGGCGCGGCGTTCGCAGTGGCGCTGGGGTTGTGGCCGAGGATGAGCGAGTACCGGGGATGA
- a CDS encoding TIGR03943 family putative permease subunit, producing MRRETENVVLLVVGISVAMVTVTGAYTRYVKPGMLPWLAISAAVLIGLALVAIVRDIRGGGAHEHGDLHAGHTHRNGVVWLLVVPVVLLIFVVPPPLSAKATPPATVNVTQAQTFPPLPAGQAPTVSLPEVLMRIAVGRVGGLDGHGLTITGFTMHDGDRVYLAKIVIFCCAADAQLARLQLSGPALPVAAGLPENTWVRVEGTVPPGQRYSGTDSIPRIDVSSVVRIDPPANTYGS from the coding sequence GTGAGGCGCGAGACGGAGAACGTGGTGCTGCTGGTCGTCGGGATCAGCGTGGCGATGGTCACCGTGACAGGCGCCTACACCCGCTACGTCAAGCCGGGAATGCTGCCGTGGCTGGCCATCTCCGCCGCGGTGTTGATCGGTTTGGCACTGGTGGCCATCGTGCGCGACATCCGCGGCGGTGGCGCGCACGAGCACGGGGACCTGCACGCTGGGCACACGCACCGCAACGGCGTGGTCTGGCTGCTGGTGGTCCCCGTCGTGTTGCTGATCTTCGTCGTGCCACCGCCGTTGAGCGCGAAGGCCACACCGCCGGCCACGGTGAATGTGACTCAGGCGCAGACCTTTCCGCCGCTGCCGGCCGGGCAGGCGCCGACGGTGTCGCTGCCCGAGGTGTTGATGAGGATCGCGGTCGGCCGGGTCGGCGGCCTGGACGGTCACGGGCTGACCATCACCGGCTTCACGATGCACGACGGCGATCGGGTGTATCTGGCGAAGATCGTCATCTTCTGTTGCGCCGCCGACGCGCAGCTGGCCCGGCTGCAGTTGTCGGGGCCCGCCTTGCCGGTCGCGGCGGGCTTGCCGGAGAACACCTGGGTACGGGTCGAGGGCACGGTGCCGCCCGGCCAACGGTATTCGGGAACCGATTCGATTCCCAGGATCGACGTGTCCAGCGTGGTGCGGATCGACCCGCCGGCCAACACCTACGGCTCCTGA
- a CDS encoding serine/threonine-protein kinase PknG — protein MDTPEPPEIDVGTQPASLDDLGMDSMSTMRPMATQAIFRPHFDDDEDSVGSVSTEPEDMHHTTVARLLSPTRRLGGGLVEIPRVPEIDPLAALMVDPVVAESKRFCWNCGRPVGRSSKDHPAESEGSCPYCGSIYSFVPQLDPGDMVADQYEIKGCVAHGGLGWVYLAVDHNVNERPVVLKGLVHSGDAEAQAIAMAERQFLAEVVHPSIVKIFNFVEHPDSRGEPVGYIVMEYVGGKSLKLPKDERLGVSEAIAYMLEILPALGYLHSIGLCYNDLKPENIMVTEEQLKLIDLGAVSRINSFGYLYGTPGYQAPEIVRTGPTIASDIYTVGRTLAALTLNLRTRKGRYVDGLPPDDPVLAKYDSFGRLLRRAINPDPRRRFATAEAMSSQLLGVLREVVAEDTGVPRPGLSTVFTRTRSTFGVELLVAHTDVYLDGLAHAEKLTAPEIVTALPVPLVDPTDVAATVLSATVLSQPVQTLDSLRAARHGSLDSEGIDLSESVELPLMEVRALLDLGDVAKANRKLDDLAERVGWRWRLVWFKAVSELLTGDYDSATKHFTEVLDTFPGEQAPKLALAATAELAGTSGERPFYQSVWHTDNNIISAGFGLARAQSVEGEREAAVRTLDEVPVSSRHFTTARLTSAVTLISGRSAQELTEEQIRDAARRVEALPDSEPRVLQIRALVLGTAMDWITENEASTNHILGFPFTDHGLRLGVEAALRNLARVATSQAHRYALVDMANNVRPTSTF, from the coding sequence ATGGACACGCCGGAGCCCCCCGAAATCGACGTCGGCACCCAACCGGCGAGCCTGGACGACCTCGGCATGGATTCGATGTCGACGATGCGCCCGATGGCCACCCAGGCGATCTTCCGCCCGCACTTCGACGACGACGAGGACTCCGTCGGCAGTGTGAGCACCGAACCCGAAGACATGCACCACACCACGGTGGCGCGGCTGCTGTCGCCGACCCGCCGGCTCGGCGGTGGCCTGGTCGAGATTCCGCGGGTCCCCGAGATCGATCCGCTGGCAGCGTTGATGGTCGACCCCGTGGTGGCCGAGTCCAAGCGGTTCTGCTGGAACTGCGGGCGGCCGGTGGGCCGCTCGTCGAAGGATCACCCCGCGGAGTCCGAGGGCTCCTGCCCGTACTGCGGAAGCATCTATTCCTTTGTGCCGCAGCTGGATCCCGGCGACATGGTGGCCGACCAGTATGAGATCAAGGGGTGTGTGGCCCACGGCGGGCTCGGCTGGGTGTACCTGGCTGTCGACCACAATGTCAACGAACGGCCGGTGGTTCTCAAAGGCCTGGTGCATTCCGGTGACGCCGAGGCCCAGGCGATCGCGATGGCCGAACGGCAGTTCCTGGCCGAGGTCGTCCACCCGTCGATCGTGAAGATCTTCAACTTCGTCGAGCACCCGGACTCCCGCGGCGAGCCGGTCGGCTACATCGTCATGGAGTACGTCGGCGGCAAGTCGCTGAAACTGCCCAAGGACGAGCGACTCGGGGTCTCCGAGGCGATCGCCTACATGCTCGAGATCCTGCCCGCGCTGGGCTATCTGCACTCGATCGGCCTGTGCTACAACGACCTCAAGCCGGAGAACATCATGGTCACCGAGGAGCAGCTCAAGCTCATCGACCTCGGCGCGGTCTCGCGGATCAACTCCTTCGGCTACCTGTACGGAACCCCGGGTTACCAGGCTCCCGAGATCGTGCGCACCGGGCCGACCATCGCGTCCGACATCTACACCGTGGGCCGCACTCTGGCCGCGTTGACGCTGAATCTGCGCACTCGCAAAGGCCGTTACGTCGACGGGCTGCCGCCCGATGATCCGGTGCTGGCCAAGTACGACTCCTTCGGCCGGCTGTTGCGCCGCGCGATCAACCCCGATCCGCGGCGCCGCTTCGCCACCGCCGAGGCGATGTCGTCGCAATTGCTCGGCGTGCTGCGTGAGGTCGTCGCCGAGGACACCGGGGTGCCCCGGCCCGGTCTGTCGACGGTGTTCACCCGAACCCGTTCCACGTTCGGGGTGGAACTGCTTGTCGCACATACTGATGTGTACCTCGACGGACTGGCACACGCTGAGAAGCTGACCGCACCGGAGATCGTGACGGCGCTACCGGTCCCGCTGGTCGACCCCACCGATGTGGCGGCCACGGTGCTGTCGGCGACGGTGCTGTCCCAGCCGGTGCAGACATTGGATTCGTTGCGTGCGGCCCGTCACGGTTCGCTGGACTCCGAGGGGATCGATCTCAGCGAGTCGGTGGAGCTTCCCCTGATGGAGGTGCGCGCGCTGCTCGACCTCGGTGACGTGGCCAAGGCGAACCGTAAGCTCGACGACCTGGCCGAGCGGGTGGGCTGGCGGTGGCGGCTGGTCTGGTTCAAGGCGGTCTCGGAGCTGTTGACCGGCGACTATGACTCGGCGACAAAACATTTCACCGAGGTTCTGGACACTTTTCCCGGTGAGCAGGCGCCGAAGCTGGCTCTTGCGGCCACCGCCGAGCTGGCGGGCACCTCTGGCGAGCGGCCGTTCTACCAATCGGTGTGGCACACCGACAACAACATCATCTCGGCGGGTTTCGGCCTGGCGCGCGCGCAGTCGGTCGAGGGTGAACGTGAGGCCGCCGTGCGCACCCTCGACGAAGTTCCGGTTTCCTCACGGCATTTCACCACCGCGCGGTTGACCAGTGCGGTGACCCTGATCTCTGGCCGCTCGGCGCAGGAACTCACCGAGGAGCAGATCCGCGACGCGGCCCGCCGCGTCGAGGCGCTGCCCGACAGCGAGCCGCGGGTGCTGCAGATTCGCGCACTGGTGCTGGGCACCGCGATGGACTGGATCACCGAGAACGAGGCCAGCACCAATCACATTCTCGGGTTCCCGTTCACCGACCACGGCTTGCGCCTGGGTGTCGAGGCCGCGCTGCGCAACCTGGCGCGGGTGGCTACCAGCCAGGCCCACCGCTACGCCCTGGTCGACATGGCCAACAACGTCCGGCCGACGAGCACGTTCTAG
- a CDS encoding glutamate ABC transporter substrate-binding protein, protein MRLRVLACLAVVAATVVSGCGSTQYTNAPPAPTLAPPTPAGMAELPPEPPQPPNPDDNDCDRTASLRPFTNKADADAAVAAIRARGRLIVGLDIGSNLFSFRDPITGEITGFDVDIAGEVARDIFGTPSQVEYRILSSADRISALQSNTVDIVVKTMTITCERRKQVNFSTVYFTAYQRILAPRESPIAQASDLSGRRVCVARGTTSLKRVQQIAPPPIIVTVVTWADCLVALQQREVDAVSTDDSILAGLVAQDPYLHIIGPNMAQEPYGIGINLENTPLVRFVNGTLERIRRDGTWNTLYRKWLTVLGPAPAPPTPRYVD, encoded by the coding sequence ATGCGACTACGGGTGCTCGCCTGCCTTGCGGTCGTCGCGGCGACCGTCGTGAGCGGCTGCGGCAGTACGCAGTACACGAACGCCCCGCCGGCACCGACCCTGGCGCCGCCGACACCGGCCGGGATGGCCGAACTCCCGCCGGAACCGCCACAGCCGCCCAACCCCGACGACAACGACTGCGACCGCACCGCCAGCCTGCGGCCGTTCACCAACAAAGCCGACGCCGACGCCGCGGTGGCCGCTATCCGGGCCAGGGGCCGGCTGATCGTGGGCCTGGACATCGGCAGCAACCTGTTCAGCTTCCGTGACCCGATCACCGGCGAGATCACCGGATTCGACGTGGACATCGCCGGTGAGGTCGCGCGCGACATCTTCGGTACGCCCTCTCAGGTCGAGTACCGCATCCTGTCCTCGGCGGACCGGATCAGCGCACTGCAGAGCAACACCGTCGACATCGTCGTCAAGACCATGACGATCACCTGCGAGCGCCGCAAGCAGGTGAACTTCTCCACGGTGTACTTCACTGCCTACCAACGCATTCTGGCTCCGCGGGAGTCGCCGATCGCCCAGGCCTCGGATTTGTCGGGCCGGCGGGTCTGCGTGGCCCGCGGCACCACGTCGCTCAAGCGGGTGCAGCAGATCGCGCCGCCGCCGATCATCGTCACGGTAGTGACGTGGGCCGACTGCCTGGTCGCGCTGCAGCAGCGCGAGGTCGACGCGGTCAGCACCGACGACTCGATCCTGGCCGGCCTGGTGGCCCAGGATCCGTACCTGCACATCATCGGACCGAACATGGCCCAGGAGCCGTATGGCATCGGCATCAACCTGGAGAACACTCCCCTGGTGCGCTTCGTCAACGGCACATTGGAGCGCATCCGCCGCGACGGCACGTGGAACACGTTGTACCGCAAGTGGTTGACGGTTCTCGGTCCCGCTCCGGCACCGCCGACTCCGAGGTACGTGGACTGA
- the thiE gene encoding thiamine phosphate synthase, with amino-acid sequence MHERRTKLGSRLSAARLYLCTDARRERGDLAEFADAALAGGVDIIQLRDKGSPGEQRFGPLEAGAELGALEILADAARRHGALLAVNDRADIARAAGADVLHLGQDDLPLDVAREIVGPDTVIGRSTHASGEAARALMEDVDYFCVGPCWPTPTKPGRPAPGLDLVREVAGMRPDKPWFAIGGIDEQRLPDVLAAGAHRVVVVRAITAASDPAAAARRLASALRTAG; translated from the coding sequence GTGCACGAACGTCGAACCAAGCTCGGCTCGAGGCTCTCCGCTGCCCGGCTGTACCTGTGCACCGATGCCCGCCGCGAGCGCGGCGACCTGGCCGAGTTCGCCGACGCCGCACTGGCCGGCGGAGTGGACATCATCCAGCTCAGGGACAAGGGCTCGCCCGGGGAGCAGCGGTTCGGGCCGCTGGAGGCCGGCGCTGAACTGGGCGCACTGGAGATCCTCGCCGACGCGGCGCGCCGGCACGGCGCCCTGCTGGCCGTCAACGACCGCGCCGACATCGCCCGTGCCGCCGGTGCCGACGTGCTGCATTTGGGGCAGGACGACCTGCCGTTGGACGTGGCCCGCGAGATCGTCGGCCCCGACACCGTGATCGGCCGCTCCACGCATGCCTCGGGCGAGGCCGCCCGTGCGTTGATGGAGGACGTCGACTACTTCTGCGTGGGGCCGTGCTGGCCGACGCCGACCAAACCGGGCCGTCCCGCGCCGGGACTGGATCTGGTCCGGGAGGTGGCCGGGATGCGCCCGGACAAGCCGTGGTTCGCCATCGGCGGTATCGACGAACAGCGCCTACCCGACGTATTGGCCGCCGGCGCCCACCGGGTCGTGGTGGTGCGCGCGATCACGGCCGCCTCAGACCCCGCCGCGGCGGCGCGGCGGCTCGCGTCGGCGCTCAGAACTGCCGGATGA
- the thiO gene encoding glycine oxidase ThiO has translation MPAKGSERDMSVESLGVVGGGVIGLAIARRAAQAGLSVRVHRSGPWGQERTDPATTGASWVAGGMLAPRSEGWPGEDQLLTIGLESLRLWHGGFLDGLPDDVVTARESLVVAVDRADAADLRTVQDWLAARGHPVTVTTAARDLEPLLAQGIRHGFLAEDELAVDNRKLVEALQAHCEQLGVRWAGPVERIDDARDGVDTVVIANGIDAPALWPGLQVRPVKGEVLRLRWRPGCMPVPRRVIRARVHGRPVYLVPRADGMVVGATQYEHGRDTAPSVNGVRELLDDACEVLPALGEYELAECSAGLRPMTPDNLPIVGRLDERTLVATGHGRSGFLLAPWTAERVAAELLVGAHA, from the coding sequence ATGCCGGCGAAGGGAAGCGAAAGGGATATGTCGGTGGAATCGCTGGGCGTCGTCGGGGGCGGCGTCATCGGTCTGGCCATTGCGCGCCGCGCCGCGCAGGCGGGGTTGTCGGTGCGGGTCCATCGCAGCGGCCCCTGGGGGCAGGAGCGAACCGACCCGGCGACGACCGGCGCCTCGTGGGTGGCCGGCGGGATGCTCGCCCCCCGCAGCGAGGGCTGGCCCGGTGAAGACCAGCTGTTGACGATCGGGCTGGAATCGCTGCGGTTGTGGCACGGCGGTTTCCTCGACGGCCTGCCCGACGACGTCGTCACGGCCCGGGAGTCACTGGTCGTCGCCGTCGACCGGGCTGACGCCGCCGACCTGCGCACCGTGCAGGACTGGCTGGCCGCCCGGGGACACCCGGTGACCGTGACGACTGCGGCCCGCGATCTCGAGCCGCTGCTGGCGCAGGGCATCCGGCACGGATTCCTCGCCGAGGACGAACTCGCGGTCGACAACCGCAAGCTCGTGGAGGCGCTGCAGGCCCACTGCGAGCAACTCGGTGTGCGCTGGGCCGGGCCCGTCGAGCGGATCGACGACGCCCGCGACGGGGTGGACACCGTCGTGATCGCCAACGGTATCGACGCCCCCGCGCTGTGGCCGGGGCTGCAGGTGCGGCCCGTCAAGGGTGAGGTGTTGCGGCTGCGCTGGCGGCCGGGCTGTATGCCGGTGCCGCGCCGGGTGATCCGGGCCCGCGTGCACGGCCGGCCGGTGTACCTGGTGCCGCGCGCCGACGGCATGGTGGTCGGTGCCACCCAGTACGAGCACGGCCGCGACACCGCCCCCTCGGTCAACGGTGTTCGTGAGTTGCTCGACGACGCCTGCGAGGTGCTGCCCGCCCTCGGCGAGTACGAACTGGCCGAATGCTCAGCCGGCCTGCGGCCGATGACGCCGGACAACCTGCCGATCGTCGGCCGCCTCGACGAGCGCACCCTGGTCGCCACCGGCCACGGGCGCTCCGGTTTCCTGCTGGCGCCGTGGACGGCCGAACGTGTGGCCGCCGAACTTCTGGTCGGAGCACACGCGTGA
- a CDS encoding SGNH/GDSL hydrolase family protein, giving the protein MTKRYVALGSSMAAGPGITPRAAGSPVAAGRSAHNYPHLVAQQLGLDLVDVTYSGATTAHILRDRQSGAPPQVDALDGTEDLVTVTIGGNDVGYVPLLFAATLPPLLRRLPVLGTSLRELLDPAARDRALDAVGGSLREVGRELRLRCPQARILFVDYLTLLPPAGVPAPPLPDDVADLGRHVADRLAEITAEAARDTGCEVVGAAHASRDHHAWSAQPWTVGAGSLLPWWRPKPFHPNAEGMRAVAELIVARLQEP; this is encoded by the coding sequence ATGACCAAAAGATATGTGGCCCTCGGCAGTTCGATGGCGGCCGGTCCCGGTATCACGCCCCGTGCAGCCGGTTCGCCGGTGGCAGCGGGCCGCTCGGCCCACAATTACCCGCACCTGGTCGCCCAGCAGCTGGGCCTCGACCTCGTCGACGTCACCTACTCCGGTGCCACCACCGCGCACATCCTGCGTGATCGCCAGAGCGGCGCACCGCCGCAGGTCGACGCACTAGACGGCACCGAGGATCTGGTCACCGTCACCATCGGCGGCAACGATGTCGGCTACGTGCCCCTGCTGTTCGCCGCGACCCTGCCGCCGCTGTTGCGCCGGCTGCCGGTGCTGGGCACCAGCCTGCGCGAGCTCCTGGACCCCGCGGCCCGGGATCGGGCGCTCGACGCGGTCGGCGGGTCGCTAAGGGAGGTGGGGCGCGAGCTGCGCCTGCGCTGCCCGCAGGCGCGAATCCTGTTCGTGGACTATCTGACTCTGCTGCCGCCGGCGGGAGTCCCGGCCCCGCCGCTGCCCGATGATGTCGCCGACCTGGGTCGCCATGTCGCCGACCGGCTGGCCGAGATCACCGCCGAAGCCGCCCGGGACACCGGCTGCGAGGTGGTGGGCGCCGCGCACGCCAGCCGGGATCACCATGCCTGGTCTGCACAGCCGTGGACTGTCGGCGCGGGATCGCTGCTGCCGTGGTGGCGGCCGAAACCGTTCCACCCCAATGCAGAGGGCATGCGCGCGGTGGCCGAGCTGATCGTGGCGAGACTTCAGGAGCCGTAG
- a CDS encoding NUDIX hydrolase yields the protein MRGDGDGWVVSETGTPYWGRHGAAGLLLRAPRPDGTPAVLLQHRAPWSHQGGTWALPGGARDSDETPEQAAIREAHEEAGLLAEQLTVRTTIVTAQIAGRGETSWTYTTVIADAHEQLSTIPNRESSELRWVAEDDVDDLPLHPGFAASWQQLRITEVRPHEHDACLLPGAHTVEIETGVFIWCAPVEVIRQF from the coding sequence GTGCGAGGCGACGGCGACGGGTGGGTGGTGTCCGAAACCGGCACGCCCTACTGGGGCCGGCACGGCGCCGCAGGGCTGTTGTTGCGGGCGCCTCGCCCCGACGGGACCCCTGCCGTCCTGCTTCAGCATCGCGCACCGTGGAGCCATCAGGGCGGTACCTGGGCCCTGCCGGGCGGCGCCCGAGACAGTGACGAGACGCCCGAGCAGGCCGCCATCCGTGAGGCGCACGAGGAGGCCGGGCTGCTCGCTGAGCAGCTCACCGTGCGCACCACCATCGTCACCGCCCAGATCGCCGGCCGGGGTGAGACCTCGTGGACCTACACCACCGTCATCGCCGACGCGCACGAACAGCTGTCCACCATCCCCAACCGGGAGAGCTCGGAGTTGCGGTGGGTTGCCGAGGACGACGTGGACGACCTGCCGCTGCACCCCGGCTTCGCCGCCAGCTGGCAGCAGTTGCGGATCACCGAGGTGCGGCCTCATGAGCACGACGCGTGCCTGCTGCCCGGGGCGCACACCGTGGAGATCGAGACCGGCGTGTTCATCTGGTGCGCACCGGTCGAGGTCATCCGGCAGTTCTGA